The Populus trichocarpa isolate Nisqually-1 chromosome 2, P.trichocarpa_v4.1, whole genome shotgun sequence genome has a window encoding:
- the LOC7487748 gene encoding probably inactive receptor-like protein kinase At2g46850, protein MLALLLAPLFLFTLLHQSPISHCLQETQQHPQKLISQCDEKCGKLRIPFPFHLNTSCASVSNAFHLSCSNSTTLYLNIDSLSYKVLEFFSDGILVDFSGSSTCRQYNDLNSFGLAGNDCFGLSVDNVIGLYDCEDSSLCKADCETIDLPGCDGSGSGPPACCYPLSDHSSWDFGDGFSVFSKFGCRGFSSWVVSRGTNTGKRGVKLEWAVPKNSSKGVCADKADIVNATAVDGGIRCKCQDGFVGDGYASGEGCMKSSIKDGEEARGSDRDTKKHRGKMVTILAGVVGPIFIIASLIALFCLLKRPVKADMYDPDHAHLHSTISFRKACRTRLFNYHELENATRGFDGDQKLASSNNSTIYAGVLGDDTHIAVHKVECRDERELTQVLSRVEVLSAVLHRNMARVLGCCINSVYSPLVVYEYPANGTLEEHLHQSGEQKVGLDWYKRLRISAETASVLAFLQYEIIPPIFHHDLKSGNIFLDEDLSVKVAGFKLFTASLGNDTHSYSNHEGSRIHQSDVYNFGVLLLELITGSKNKELPAVALKKIRSGKLEEIVDPGLHYHEQPPFRRDQIEVIADLATRCLLFGGDGKIGMVEVARELIHIAKESIDGCSKRGRGLEETFSNSSLLQMISMSPDSIYVP, encoded by the exons ATGTTAGCTCTACTCCTTGCACCTTTGTTTCTCTTCACATTGCTCCATCAATCGCCCATTTCTCATTGTCTTCAAGAAACACAGCAGCATCCTCAGAAATTAATTAGCCAGTGTGATGAGAAATGCGGGAAGTTGCGTATCCCATTTCCATTTCACCTGAACACTTCTTGTGCTTCAGTTTCCAACGCTTTTCATCTTTCTTGCTCAAACTCCACTACCCTTTACCTCAACATAGACTCTCTAAGCTATAAAGTCCTTGAATTCTTCTCCGATGGTATATTAGTAGACTTTTCGGGTAGCTCCACTTGTCGACAGTACAATGATTTGAATTCCTTTGGTTTGGCAGGAAATGACTGCTTTGGCCTATCGGTTGATAATGTTATTGGTTTATATGATTGTGAGGACTCTTCTTTGTGTAAAGCAGACTGTGAAACGATTGACTTGCCTGGTTGTGATGGCAGTGGCAGCGGCCCTCCTGCCTGCTGTTATCCCCTTTCCGATCATAGTTCATGGGATTTTGGAGATGGCTTCTCAGTGTTTTCCAAATTTGGATGCCGGGGGTTCTCTTCTTGGGTTGTTTCTCGCGGTACCAACACTGGAAAGCGCGGGGTTAAGTTAGAATGGGCGGTTCCAAAGAATTCATCCAAGGGAGTCTGTGCTGACAAAGCAGACATTGTAAATGCTACAGCAGTTGATGGAGGGATACGGTGCAAATGTCAGGATGGATTCGTTGGTGATGGATATGCTAGTGGAGAAGGATGCATGAAAT CCAGCATCAAGGATGGAGAGGAAGCACGCGGCAGTGATCGTGATACAAAAAAGCACAGGGGAAAAATGGTTACAATTTTAGCTG GAGTTGTTGGTCCGATATTCATCATTGCCTCCCTGATTGCACTCTTTTGCCTACTGAAACGACCTGTTAAGGCTGACATGTACGACCCTGACCATGCTCATCTACACAGCACCATCTCATTCAGGAAAGCTTGTAGGACTAGATTATTCAATTACCATGAGCTAGAAAATGCTACCAGAGGATTTgatggtgatcaaaaacttgcAAGCAGCAATAACAGTACAATTTATGCAGGGGTCCTTGGAGATGATACACATATAGCTGTGCACAAGGTAGAATGCCGTGACGAAAGAGAACTCACTCAGGTCCTGTCTAGGGTTGAGGTTTTATCTGCAGTTTTACATAGGAATATGGCTCGTGTCCTTGGATGCTGCATTAACTCTGTCTACTCTCCACTAGTAGTCTATGAGTATCCTGCTAATGGTACCTTGGAGGAACATTTGCACCAGAGTGGAGAACAAAAGGTTGGCCTTGATTGGTATAAGAGATTGAGAATTTCCGCAGAAACAGCAAGTGTTCTTGCATTCTTGCAGTATGAAATCATCCCTCCTATCTTCCACCATGATCTCAAATCCGGCAACATCTTTTTAGATGAAGATTTATCAGTTAAAGTCGCTGGGTTCAAGCTATTTACAGCTAGCCTTGGGAATGATACTCATTCATACAGCAATCATGAAGGATCACGTATTCACCAGAGTGATGTTTACAACTTTGGCGTATTGCTTCTAGAGTTAATTACAGGCTCCAAAAACAAGGAGCTCCCAGCTGtagcattgaaaaaaattagaagtggGAAGCTAGAAGAAATCGTGGATCCGGGTCTCCATTATCACGAGCAACCGCCATTTCGCCGGGATCAGATAGAGGTAATTGCCGACCTTGCCACAAGATGCCTGTTGTTT